In Papaver somniferum cultivar HN1 chromosome 1, ASM357369v1, whole genome shotgun sequence, a genomic segment contains:
- the LOC113320602 gene encoding hexose carrier protein HEX6-like: MAGGFVASGEVSKQYNGRVTLFVILSCMVAGLGGVLFGYDIGISGGVTSMPQFLMKFFPKVYRRMREDKNISNYCKFDSQLLTAFTSSLYLASLISCFFASYVTRVYGRKPSIIVGGAAFVIGSVFGGAAVNIEMLIIGRILLGIGVGFANQSVPLYLSEMAPAKYRGAINNGFQLSTNLGVLSANLINYGTEKIKGNYGWRLSLAMAAFPALIFTIGSIFLPETPNSLIQRGSDFKKAKIVLQKVRGTVDVQAELDDLIEASSVSKTENQSQFIIFEKRYRPQLVMAIAIPFFQQVTGINVIAFYAPLLFITIGFGTSAALLSSVLIGVIATTFTIVSMFIVDKFGRRALFIVGGIQMFMSQIIIGSVMANKLGDHTALMTKSYAYLVLVFICVYVCGYSWSWGPLGWLVPSEIFPLEIRSAGQTIVVSTGMIFTFIIAQTFLTMLCHLKAGIFFFFGGWVFVMTVFVYFFLPETKGIPIEQMVRVWREHWFWKRFVGDVKIEGGEEQRTP; the protein is encoded by the exons ATGGCAGGGGGGTTTGTAGCTAGTGGTGAAGTAAGCAAACAATATAATGGGAGAGTAACTTTATTTGTAATCCTTTCATGCATGGTGGCTGGTCTTGGTGGAGTTCTCTTTGGTTATGATATCGGAATTTCAG GCGGAGTAACATCGATGCCACAGTTTCTAATGAAGTTCTTCCCAAAGGTGTATAGAAGAATGAGAGAAGATAAAAACATCAGCAACTACTGCAAATTTGACAGTCAGCTCTTGACAGCATTCACATCCTCCCTATACCTTGCTAGTCTCATATCTTGTTTCTTTGCATCATATGTCACTAGGGTTTATGGCCGTAAGCCCTCCATTATTGTCGGCGGAGCCGCTTTTGTCATCGGATCAGTTTTTGGTGGTGCTGCTGTCAACATTGAAATGCTTATTATTGGTCGTATTTTGCTGGGTATTGGTGTTGGATTTGCAAACCAG TCGGTCCCTTTATATCTCTCGGAAATGGCACCGGCTAAATACCGAGGAGCAATCAACAACGGTTTCCAATTAAGTACCAACCTGGGAGTTTTATCTGCTAACCTTATTAACTATGGAACTGAAAAGATTAAAGGTAATTATGGTTGGCGACTTTCACTTGCCATGGCTGCATTTCCAGCTTTAATCTTCACAATTGGATCCATTTTCCTCCCCGAAACACCGAACAGTTTGATTCAACGCGGGAGTGATTTTAAGAAGGCAAAGATAGTGTTGCAAAAAGTTAGAGGAACAGTTGATGTTCAAGCCGAACTTGATGATCTTATCGAAGCTAGTTCTGTCTCCAAAACAGAAAACCAGagtcaattcataattttcgaaaaGAGATATCGACCTCAGCTTGTTATGGCGATTGCAATCCCATTCTTTCAACAGGTGACCGGGATTAATGTGATTGCATTTTACGCGCCACTATTATTCATAACAATTGGGTTTGGAACAAGTGCAGCGCTTCTATCATCAGTACTAATTGGTGTAATTGCAACAACGTTCACAATCGTATCCATGTTTATAGTGGATAAATTTGGAAGAAGGGCACTATTCATAGTAGGAGGCATTCAGATGTTCATGTCTCAGATAATTATCGGAAGCGTTATGGCAAACAAACTCGGTGATCATACTGCGTTAATGACCAAATCATACGCGTATTTGGTACTGGTTTTCATCTGCGTTTACGTCTGCGGGTACTCATGGTCATGGGGTCCTTTAGGTTGGTTAGTCCCTAGTGAAATATTTCCATTAGAGATACGATCAGCTGGGCAAACAATTGTTGTTTCCACTGGCATGATATTCACTTTCATTATTGCACAAACATTTTTGACAATGCTCTGTCATCTGAAAGCTgggatattcttcttcttcggtGGTTGGGTATTTGTCATGACAGTGTTTGTGTACTTCTTCTTGCCGGAAACTAAAGGTATACCGATTGAACAAATGGTGAGGGTTTGGAGAGAACATTGGTTTTGGAAGAGATTTGTGGGAGATGTTAAAATTGAAGGTGGGGAAGAACAACGAACTCCGTAA